In the Drosophila virilis strain 15010-1051.87 chromosome 4, Dvir_AGI_RSII-ME, whole genome shotgun sequence genome, AATTTGTtcaaagtatgtatgtatgtatgcatgcattcatgcatgtatatatgtacaaatgtCTGCATGCTTGCATGTAtgagtgcatgtgtgcatgtacgcatgtatgtatgttagtCTGTCTGCATGTGGATAACAATAACATAGACAGTCAGATATTTACAGTCGCAGTCAAACACCTGATTTAAACGGTCACACTCAGTTAATATTAACAAACAGATAATTTATATagcaaaaaatttaattaatgttgGTCAATGTGGGTGggaaatttgtaatttatatttaaaagttaatacaaaaaaacaatctCGCTTATCTTTAATGCACCTGCATTCCGCCGCACGATTGAAGCTGTGCTCAGGTCGTAAATATGCGCTTATCTGTGGAGAGAACTCTTTAATCTAATCAAAGAAGTCTTTTATAGGACGCCTACAGGGGACGTGCGTATGTGTATAGGTGAGGGCAAGTTCAAGGGGAATATAGTGTGTTAAGGCTGACTAGATTTATAACAAAGACGCGACTTGTCTGGAGAATGTATGcgtgaaattatttatataagaaaCATCTATAACACTTAagctctctatatataaaactgattgtcctgactgactagCTGACTGTTTGCTGATCAATGCTGCAATCTTAGGTATAGTACACTGAGGCGGCGTTGTTataaattccacccgcaagtgtggaaaatgcGCGGAATGCGGTTGTCTGACACTTTTTGCTTACCATCCGATAAgccttaaattaattttcaatgaTCTTTGTGCAAATTCTGTTGAAAGGTTGAAATGGGGGATTTTTTCGGGTACTCTTAGTTCCAAGTATTTGAGCCAAAGCATGTATCTTGGTTAAGCAGTATGTGCGGGCTAAGTTTCATTTTGTGACcgataaacataaattatgtTCAATTTCAAACGCTCGCGGTGTGAATGAAAGTCCTGAAAAATGTGGGTAATACCCGCAGTATTgtaattaaaacaacaattaaattaaaaaaaaaaaaaccaaaagaaaacaatttacaGTTGTTGCCAAGCTTAGCTTAACTAACTATAAGCTGGCCAAAATGGTTTCAATAGTCTTGCCCCTCGTCTCGGGCAGAAAGATGGCAATAAACAGGGCACCGGCCAGGGAGCAGCCAGCGAAGAACAGCACAGTGCCATGCATGCCCCACGCTGCAGTCAGCAGTGGTATGAGCTGAGTGTGGCAAATAGACAGGAGGATAGAGTTAGTGTCAGGCAGCTGTTGGCCATTGTTGATTGGGGCTCACCTTAATGGTTAGCATGGAGAGCAGCCAGAGTATGGACATGAGCAGCATGCTGGCCGTGCTGCGTATCTTTGGCGGCATTATCTCGGATATGACCAGGAACGGCAGCGTCAACAGGCCCCACGAGGCGATGAACAGCATAAAGGAGAAGGCAGCAATGGGCCCCCAATCAAGGCCCGCCGTGTCATAGCCCAGCACCTTCAGGTAACTGTGGCTAGCCATGACCACCTGGCTGAGGCAAATGCCTACCGCGGagacgagcagcagcagcttgcgGCCCGCACGCTCCACCAACAAGGTGGACACATAAGAGCCCACCAGCTGTATGAAGCCGACGATTATAGCGGATACGGTGGGCGACAGACTGGAGCCGGACTTCTCGAATATCAGCGCCGTGTAGTTGAGCATGGcaaagcagccgcagcccTGATTGGCCGCCAGCAGGCCCAGCCCAATGAAGCACGCCTTGCGCGCCTTACGATCCGCTGCGGTTGGCAAATGAGGCTGGATTTAGATGGACGaagattaattttacaggcaGCATTTGGCTTACCAAAGTCCGACCAGGTGACAGCGCTGTCAGCGATATCGTCGCCAGCCTCGTCGGCCTTTTCGGGCGCGCGTAGCTTgtgcagctccagctgcagctgctcgctCAGCTCCTTGGAGGGGCGGGCACGTATGTTGCGATAATAGCGCAAGGCATGCTCCGCCTCCTGCAGCTTGTGCTTCTGCGCCAAATGCTGCGGCGTCTCGGGCATGAACCAGAAGCAAACCAGAAACACTAACGACAACACAGACACAATCCAGGCCACGGTCGCATAGTTGAAGTAATAGCCCAGTACAAAGGCCGTGACCACGCCCATATTGCAGGAGAGCACCAGCAGTGTGCCTAATATGCCGCGTACGCTGTGTGAAGCAGAACAGATAGTAGAAATTAAAGCCGGCGTAGCTGGGCTAGATGCCACCCGCTCACCTGTCCTCGGCCAGCTCCGCCGTGTAAACGGGTATCACGCCAAAGCAGCCACCGCCGGCCATGCCGCCCAGAAATCGCGCCGCTATCAGATGGTTCGGGTTGCGTGCATACGGTATGCCAATCCAGCCCAGCTGCAGGAAATACTCTCTGCTAAGATAAATCTCATTTTGGTCAATCGCCGTTCACTTACCAGCGAGGGCAGCGCCACCCAGAGCATCGATTGCCTTCGGCCAATTTTCTCGGCCAGCCAAAGGAAGAACACATTGCCCACAAGTCCGCCGAGGCAGAGTACCGATGCCACATTGCCCTGATCCTGCTTGGTCAGGGGACCCGTCTCCAGCGGGCTCGCATCGCTGCTTAGTTCCAGAAAACTAGAGGAAGGCCAGCCGCAATAGGCGCCAAAGGATATGGATACGATGTTTACTGCAAGGCCAGTGAAGAAGAAGAGTTGAGAAAGAGgtattgattattatttttttaaatttatatatttaattattaattctctTGTCTTAGTTTAATAATACACAACAGTCTAGTCTTTGGCTAACTAGATTTGATTTCTTGTTGCTAAATGCGTTAAAATTCGCAATGAGTTAAAGCCCCAGGCGATgcataaattgttgcttgctTTGGGCTTAAAGAAGCTTTTGTCATTTCAACAAATTTTACACTCTTACCAGTGGAGTTTTCCGATTCCCCTACTTTAATACACGAACGGTACTTTTAGTCTTAGCAGCTTAACAAAtcgccaatcagtcagtcaatcactcaATCAGTCAGGATAAACCATTTAACAATTGACTTTGCGAGTCTatcaattttattgcattgccAACTGCAATATTCTAgctttacaatttatttaaggACCGAGCTTAAtgcacaaaaacatatttagcCCTTTTATGCAGCTGGGAATTGTCGCTTTCCGGCAGTCAAAACACATTTGCACATTAGTTTTTTGCAAAGTAATTGAATTGGAAAAATTGAAacattgataaaaaaaataactgtcCAGCATGAATTTTTAagctattttcacttttatatatttatagaggtttatttttttgagttCTTAAAAAAGTTTGCATACATTGTACTGGgtgttaaatttgcaatttagtGCCTTTTAATGACACGGAAAATCcaggcaacacacacacacacacactcacttatataaatatatatttaatgcacGGTTTGGTTTTATCAATTGGTTTGATTCGAGTAAGAGACACAGCTCACTAACCGAATATTGCAGCCAGATATTGAAATTTAACATCGCCTTTCGTTTCCATTGTGCTCTTAACTTTATCCATTTTATCTGTGGGATAGTGCACAAGCTTTGCGATTCAATTTACGTGTGAATTTGCCGGCTCAATAGACGCCTGTCATTATCCTTTCTGTCGGTTTGGGTGGGCTGGGCGGTATTCTGTCCACGCCTGCTGCCTGAGTGCCGGGGCCAATGCTCGTGGCGAACTAACCAGGCGTAGTTACTGCATGATAACTTTTATATATGCTATTTAAATCGCACAAAAACCGAGTAGGGATTATAAAGCCAGCCCAGATACAGAGACAGCGGACAGTACGTATGAGAGAGCACAGACTATTCGGATTATTGTTATCTTCACGTAATTATGCTCTTCGCATCGAGAGCTAAGTAAAtctacgacaacaacaacagcaacagcaacaagtgcAGCAAATATTCGAATTGCCTCAGTCGAGACTGTCGATGtgcattgttttgttttagtgGCGACTACTGTGATTATTGTTGCACTGTCTAATTTATTTTACCCTCACCAAATGCGTTGCATAGGAGCTTGGATTTGATACAGAAATTTCTTATATGGCAATCGTAGGTGCAGGTATTAATAAAACATCGACACCAATCTATCAATATGTGTCAATTTGCATgtctataatatatttaaggaGATAAGAagtatgaaagaacatttcaGAAAGTCGAAAATATAAGtcaagtatttaattaaaatgtccTAAAAAGTAGAATAGGGCATTTAAAAAGTTACATTCACACAAATAGGGCATTCAATCTTCTCAAGTGCTcattattgtttttcattttttttcctgTTCTGATATGTGCTCGAAATCGCAAATCCAATAAAGGCGCGTCATTGTAATGGCACCATTTGGCGTGTTGAATGGCGGCTTGGTGCCGGGAGTCGGGCACTGGGTGCGCATTAATCACGTTTTCATGGCGCTCTCATATCAGTAGCCCAAAGATTAAACAGACCCATTctaaattttattcaaatacgTTTATTTGCTAGAGATAGGCGCAAACGTCAGTACAACTATGAAGAACACATATCTTTCATGATATTCACAAATTGGCCGCGTAAATTTGGATTAGTGGGCAAGGCTGTAAATGTTCATATTGTTTACCCTGTCTGTTTGCCATGTGCCATGTGGGGACAGGAGAAAGTGTTGCTTGTGGCTGATTTAATCCAATTCGGAGAGAGTCACGCCCTCTAGGGTGTgccaaatttgtttaattcatACTTTTGAGCAAATTTTGGTTAGTAGGAAATGGAAATTTAGGTTATCTTGAAAGCATTCATAAATCTCaataaacattatttatttttattttgggtaGCTGAACTGTTAAATATacactatatatttatattttgggtAACTGAACTGTTAAATAAACTTAGGATTAAGGCTCTGGGCTAAAAATGCCAGGGCAGACGCTGTTATAAATTTCCCTAAGCTCATGAGGATGATATTTATAagagtaataataataataatttttaaagtattAACAATACATTGACGATTAAAAttcatataataatattaaaattaattaataatagtCACATATAATACTGAGGCaatacaaaaatcaaatgataataataacaataacaaaaataatactaatagcaataacaatcataaaatactaataacaaaaaaaaatgataataataataattataaaaataataataattaacataaacataacaataataatactaatgaAAAGAATCcatatcatattttattttatttcatcaAGTACCTTTTCTTACTAATACCACGTTTCATCTTACCTTTCTGTATGTTTAAtatgcatgcaaatatttgtttgcgcTTCCCTATCACTTAAGAGCCCGAACTATCTAAATGATTGCAAATTGAAGCAATTGATTGGGCACagatcaatttaaattaagttgttccaTAGTTAGATCGATTACTTAGACGAAAGCCAAGAAATAGTATTCGTAGGTATGTCTGCCATCGCAAAGAGTTCTGCACAGTTGCCTAGCATATTCattgtattaaaaaatgtgaGGCAAGATTAGATAAGCTAAGATCATAGGCAAATGGTTGGTCTGTTGTTCCGCATTGAATGTGAATTTCATCAGAGCGAATTATGTCAGTTGTCATGTAGATTGGCCAATAATTGGGACGGCACTTGCCATGATTAAATTAACATGCTGCAAATTAAATACCATGCTACGGTCTTTTgtatcatttaaattaatttgtgctTTACTTATATTATGTACCGAAAGCTTACACACTAATTGCAGTTGGCTTTGATTGTTCAGATGTGAGTCGAAATGTGGCCATTAATTGCGCTGGCCACCTTGGCAACGCCCTCCTGCCTCACATAGCCCATTTCACGTTGCACGGCCGAGGGACGACGGTTGCGTGTCtccggcagcagcggcagcgaaaTGAGGCCCACAAATATCGAAGCGGCTGCAAAGACCCACAGGTACAGCACTAGACCAGGACCGAGTGTTGACTTGACCGCATTGAAAGCCTGTCCAAAaagtatgcatgcatatataattgAGCTTAAATTGCTTAATTCTAGTAGCTTTGGCCTTCTTTTAATTACTCACCTCAATCATGCCAAAGAGCAGCAGCCAGGAGACGCTCGAGGCCAACGAGTAGAGCAGGTCATGCAGCTGCCAACAAAcaatcaatattattaattcaatttattataattagtcCTATTTCCCTCAgaacataattataatatttatattttcattcagTTAAGCAAAGTTAGTATGCCATCAAGTAAATAATAGTCTGTCGACTGCAGGATTCGCTGAATTGCATAACTCTGCATAATTCTGAACTTCttgcaaattgtttaattgaaatattcgTTCGTATTATTGCATTCCAATTACAAGAAATATCTATAATGAAGCTTACAACGAAATCAGATTGTTGATATGCATGTGTTTTACATTGcgctgaaaagtatgctacataaTTGTTTACAGTCAAGTACAATATTCGCCAGCTGCCATTTTACCTTCCAACTCTGCGTAAACAAATGCGCCAATACTTCACACATTACAATTGACTTCCAGGGAAATTCAACCTTTAGTTTGCAT is a window encoding:
- the LOC6628001 gene encoding facilitated trehalose transporter Tret1, translating into MDKVKSTMETKGDVKFQYLAAIFVNIVSISFGAYCGWPSSSFLELSSDASPLETGPLTKQDQGNVASVLCLGGLVGNVFFLWLAEKIGRRQSMLWVALPSLLGWIGIPYARNPNHLIAARFLGGMAGGGCFGVIPVYTAELAEDSVRGILGTLLVLSCNMGVVTAFVLGYYFNYATVAWIVSVLSLVFLVCFWFMPETPQHLAQKHKLQEAEHALRYYRNIRARPSKELSEQLQLELHKLRAPEKADEAGDDIADSAVTWSDFADRKARKACFIGLGLLAANQGCGCFAMLNYTALIFEKSGSSLSPTVSAIIVGFIQLVGSYVSTLLVERAGRKLLLLVSAVGICLSQVVMASHSYLKVLGYDTAGLDWGPIAAFSFMLFIASWGLLTLPFLVISEIMPPKIRSTASMLLMSILWLLSMLTIKLIPLLTAAWGMHGTVLFFAGCSLAGALFIAIFLPETRGKTIETILASL